Proteins from a genomic interval of Streptomyces sp. NBC_01445:
- the mycP gene encoding type VII secretion-associated serine protease mycosin codes for MTRTAAAWRNAATALTAAAALALLPSTTAHADSVRAQQWGLDAMHTEDAWRTTKGKGVTVAVLDTGVDGTHPDLKGNVLPIKDLVGFGAKRGDRSWARHGTAMAGIIAGHGHGPGGDDGVLGIAPEAKILPVRVILEDGDPARKEARSSRGSALADGIRWAVDHGADVINLSLGDDSATAHPEATEDAAVQYALKKGSVVVASAGNGGKKGDHISYPAAYPGVITATAVDRYLHRAPFSTRRWYATVSAPGDAIAIADPDRTYYSGWGTSAASAFVSGAVALVRAAHPGLTPAQIKQLLEDTARDAPSGGRDDSLGFGFVDPAAAIRKGDSLKPEGLRSTTYSEKFFGTGPDTPDGEAGTGWVGPVAGGLGVVLLAAAVYLWRGRRAVL; via the coding sequence ATGACCCGCACGGCCGCCGCCTGGCGGAACGCCGCCACCGCGCTCACGGCCGCCGCGGCCCTCGCGCTGCTCCCGTCGACCACCGCCCACGCCGACTCCGTCCGCGCCCAGCAGTGGGGCCTGGACGCGATGCACACCGAGGACGCCTGGCGCACGACCAAGGGCAAGGGCGTCACCGTCGCCGTCCTCGACACCGGCGTGGACGGCACCCACCCCGACCTCAAGGGCAACGTCCTGCCCATCAAGGACCTCGTCGGCTTCGGCGCCAAGAGGGGGGACCGCTCCTGGGCCCGGCACGGCACCGCCATGGCCGGGATCATCGCCGGTCACGGCCACGGCCCGGGCGGCGACGACGGCGTACTCGGCATCGCGCCCGAGGCGAAGATCCTGCCCGTCCGCGTGATCCTCGAGGACGGCGACCCGGCCCGCAAGGAAGCCCGCTCCAGCCGGGGCAGCGCACTCGCCGACGGCATCCGCTGGGCCGTCGACCACGGCGCCGACGTCATCAACCTCTCCCTCGGCGACGACTCCGCCACCGCCCACCCGGAAGCCACCGAGGACGCCGCCGTCCAGTACGCCCTGAAGAAGGGCTCCGTCGTCGTCGCCTCCGCGGGCAACGGCGGCAAGAAGGGCGACCACATCTCGTACCCGGCGGCGTACCCCGGAGTGATCACGGCCACCGCCGTCGACCGCTACCTCCACCGCGCCCCCTTCTCCACGCGCCGCTGGTACGCCACCGTCAGCGCCCCCGGCGACGCCATCGCGATCGCCGACCCCGACCGCACGTACTACTCGGGCTGGGGCACCAGCGCCGCCTCGGCCTTCGTGTCCGGCGCCGTCGCGCTGGTCCGCGCCGCCCACCCGGGGCTCACGCCCGCGCAGATCAAGCAGCTCCTGGAGGACACCGCCCGCGACGCCCCCTCAGGCGGCCGCGACGACTCCCTCGGCTTCGGCTTCGTCGACCCGGCCGCCGCGATCCGCAAGGGCGACTCCCTCAAGCCCGAGGGCCTGCGCTCCACCACGTACTCGGAGAAGTTCTTCGGCACGGGACCCGACACCCCCGACGGCGAAGCGGGCACCGGCTGGGTGGGCCCCGTCGCGGGCGGCCTCGGCGTCGTGCTCCTCGCGGCCGCTGTCTACCTGTGGCGCGGGCGTCGCGCCGTCCTCTGA
- a CDS encoding serine hydrolase: MDRNGLAACAALLAGTLVGTLIGCSPGGAEQPVPVAATASASAPVSDEEVSVDRDDALAKALKPLLPDGDARVSVAVASLGGSADGAVYDGASAFDTASIVKVDILAALLLRAQDAGRALTSQERAYATAMIENSDNASATALWDSIGGADGLDAANLTLGLTGTRAGPGGEWGLTQTTAEDQLTLLRAVFSTEGSGLSEVSRAYVVGLMGRTAADQRWGVSAAADSVSGCALKNGWLPRTATGLWDINSVGRVTVGGKPYLVSVLSDGNATKEAGVALVEGVATAAVSVLTG; this comes from the coding sequence ATGGACCGGAACGGACTCGCGGCGTGCGCCGCCCTTCTCGCGGGAACCCTCGTGGGGACCCTCATAGGCTGCTCGCCGGGCGGGGCGGAGCAGCCGGTTCCGGTCGCCGCCACGGCGTCGGCGTCCGCACCCGTATCCGACGAGGAGGTATCCGTGGACCGTGACGACGCGCTCGCGAAGGCGCTGAAGCCCCTGCTTCCGGACGGTGACGCGCGGGTCTCGGTGGCGGTCGCCTCGCTCGGCGGGTCGGCGGACGGCGCCGTGTACGACGGCGCGTCCGCGTTCGACACCGCGAGCATCGTCAAGGTCGACATCCTCGCGGCGCTGCTGCTGCGGGCACAGGACGCAGGGCGGGCGCTGACCTCGCAGGAGCGCGCATACGCGACGGCGATGATCGAGAACAGTGACAACGCGTCCGCGACGGCCCTGTGGGACTCGATCGGCGGCGCGGACGGGCTCGACGCGGCGAACCTGACGCTGGGGCTGACCGGGACGAGGGCGGGCCCGGGCGGCGAGTGGGGTCTGACGCAGACGACCGCGGAGGATCAACTGACGTTGCTGCGCGCCGTGTTCAGCACGGAGGGCTCGGGGCTGAGCGAGGTGTCGCGCGCCTACGTCGTCGGGCTGATGGGGCGGACCGCTGCGGACCAGCGGTGGGGTGTGTCCGCGGCCGCCGACTCCGTGTCCGGGTGTGCGCTGAAGAACGGGTGGCTGCCGCGCACCGCGACCGGGCTGTGGGACATCAACAGCGTGGGGCGGGTGACCGTCGGAGGGAAGCCGTACCTGGTCTCGGTGCTCTCCGACGGCAACGCGACCAAGGAGGCGGGGGTGGCGCTCGTGGAGGGGGTCGCGACGGCGGCCGTCTCCGTGCTCACCGGCTGA
- a CDS encoding SseB family protein produces MANKNIPDPGFSDDDGSADPRLSAALAAWAEDRTAHGPVLEALKEARLLVPVVAVLGEVEEDENGLRREKTSDMAVPTLKAGDRKALPAFTSTAALALWDPEARPVAVPLHQALQAAAHEQADTIVIDLAGPVAYELSGAVLRAANEGRTSAEPLADPAVTEAIRAAVAAEPGVLRAHLGPGSADGILALVLDPSAAPAETARAVAARIAADETLRARLVRGLDLALLPTETTPPGEPFYVRA; encoded by the coding sequence GTGGCGAACAAGAACATTCCCGACCCCGGCTTCTCCGACGACGACGGCTCCGCGGACCCGCGCCTGAGCGCGGCCCTCGCCGCGTGGGCCGAGGACCGCACTGCGCACGGCCCGGTCCTCGAGGCGCTCAAGGAAGCACGGCTCCTCGTCCCCGTCGTCGCCGTGCTCGGCGAAGTCGAGGAGGACGAGAACGGGCTGCGCCGCGAGAAGACCAGCGACATGGCCGTGCCCACCCTCAAGGCCGGCGACCGCAAGGCCCTGCCTGCGTTCACCTCCACCGCGGCCCTCGCCCTGTGGGACCCCGAGGCCCGCCCCGTCGCCGTACCCCTGCACCAGGCGCTCCAGGCCGCCGCGCACGAGCAGGCTGACACCATCGTCATCGACCTTGCGGGCCCGGTCGCCTACGAGCTCAGCGGCGCTGTCCTGCGCGCCGCGAACGAGGGCCGCACCAGCGCCGAGCCCCTCGCCGACCCGGCCGTCACGGAGGCGATCCGCGCCGCCGTCGCCGCCGAGCCCGGCGTGCTCCGCGCCCACCTGGGCCCGGGCAGCGCCGACGGCATCCTCGCGCTCGTCCTCGACCCGTCGGCCGCCCCCGCCGAGACGGCCCGCGCCGTCGCCGCGCGCATCGCCGCCGACGAAACACTGAGGGCCCGCCTGGTACGGGGCCTCGACCTGGCACTCCTGCCGACCGAGACCACGCCACCCGGCGAGCCCTTCTACGTACGCGCGTGA
- a CDS encoding DUF1844 domain-containing protein, with the protein MNDATPAAENTDYDALTRDIAEVPAVEVIVTVAVNLMSAAAVKLGLTEEGDAHKDLDEARKLVHALAGLLDASTTEISSFHAAPLRDGLKSLQLAFREASFVPDEPGQGPGEKYTGPVYG; encoded by the coding sequence ATGAATGACGCCACCCCCGCCGCCGAAAACACTGACTACGACGCCCTGACCCGGGACATCGCCGAGGTCCCCGCCGTCGAGGTGATCGTGACGGTCGCGGTCAACCTGATGAGCGCCGCCGCGGTGAAGCTCGGCCTCACCGAGGAGGGCGACGCCCACAAGGACCTCGACGAGGCCCGCAAGCTCGTGCACGCCCTCGCCGGTCTGCTCGACGCGAGCACGACCGAGATCAGCTCGTTCCACGCGGCGCCGCTGCGCGACGGTCTGAAGTCGCTGCAGCTGGCGTTCCGCGAGGCGTCCTTCGTGCCGGACGAGCCGGGCCAGGGCCCCGGCGAGAAGTACACGGGCCCGGTCTACGGCTGA
- the infC gene encoding translation initiation factor IF-3 — translation MWCYRGGSISAEPRINDRIRVPEVRLVGPSGEQVGIVPLAKALELAQEYDLDLVEVAATARPPVCKLMDYGKFKYESAMKAREARKNQAHTVIKEMKLRPKIDPHDYDTKKGHVVRFLKQGDKVKITIMFRGREQSRPELGYRLLQRLASDVEDLGFIESNPKQDGRNMIMVLGPHKKKTEAMAEAREAQEARKAEQKALPTHGRTQRASDDAAESEPEAPAEASDEAPAAEPTAEASAEA, via the coding sequence GTGTGGTGCTACCGAGGAGGATCCATCAGCGCCGAGCCCCGCATCAACGACCGGATTCGCGTTCCCGAAGTGCGACTTGTCGGTCCCAGCGGCGAGCAGGTCGGGATTGTTCCGCTTGCCAAGGCCCTTGAGCTTGCTCAGGAGTACGACCTCGACCTCGTCGAGGTGGCGGCGACAGCCCGTCCGCCTGTCTGCAAGCTCATGGACTACGGGAAGTTCAAGTACGAGTCGGCCATGAAGGCCCGTGAGGCGCGCAAGAACCAGGCGCACACGGTCATCAAGGAGATGAAGCTCCGGCCGAAGATCGACCCGCACGACTATGACACCAAGAAGGGTCATGTCGTCCGGTTCCTCAAGCAGGGCGACAAGGTCAAGATCACGATCATGTTCCGTGGTCGCGAGCAGTCCAGGCCGGAACTCGGCTACCGACTGCTGCAGCGTCTCGCTTCGGACGTCGAGGACCTCGGGTTCATCGAGTCGAACCCGAAGCAGGACGGCCGCAACATGATCATGGTTCTGGGTCCCCACAAGAAGAAGACCGAGGCCATGGCCGAGGCTCGTGAGGCCCAGGAGGCCCGCAAGGCCGAGCAGAAGGCCCTGCCGACGCACGGCCGCACGCAGCGGGCCAGCGACGACGCCGCCGAGTCGGAGCCCGAGGCCCCGGCCGAGGCGTCCGACGAGGCCCCTGCTGCAGAGCCCACGGCCGAGGCTTCCGCCGAGGCCTGA
- the rpmI gene encoding 50S ribosomal protein L35, with protein MPKNKTHSGASKRFKITGSGKVLRERAGKRHLLEHKSSRVTRRLTGTVELAPGDAKKIKKLLGK; from the coding sequence ATGCCGAAGAACAAGACGCACAGCGGTGCCAGCAAGCGCTTCAAGATCACCGGCTCCGGCAAGGTGCTCCGTGAGCGCGCCGGCAAGCGCCACCTGCTCGAGCACAAGTCGTCCCGCGTGACGCGCCGCCTCACCGGCACGGTCGAGCTGGCCCCGGGCGACGCCAAGAAGATCAAGAAGCTTCTCGGCAAGTGA
- the rplT gene encoding 50S ribosomal protein L20: MARVKRAVNAHKKRRAVLEAAKGYRGQRSRLYRKAKEQVTHSLVYNYNDRKKRKGDFRRLWIQRINAAARENGMTYNRLIQGLNAANIEVDRKILAELAVNDPNAFAALVEVAQKALPADVNAPKAAA, translated from the coding sequence GTGGCACGCGTCAAGCGGGCAGTGAACGCCCACAAGAAGCGCAGGGCAGTCCTCGAGGCCGCCAAGGGTTACCGCGGTCAGCGCTCGCGCCTGTACCGCAAGGCCAAGGAGCAGGTCACTCACTCCCTGGTCTACAACTACAACGACCGCAAGAAGCGCAAGGGCGACTTCCGCCGTCTGTGGATCCAGCGCATCAACGCCGCTGCCCGCGAGAACGGCATGACGTACAACCGCCTCATCCAGGGTCTGAACGCCGCCAACATCGAGGTGGACCGCAAGATCCTCGCCGAGCTGGCCGTCAACGACCCGAACGCGTTCGCCGCGCTCGTCGAGGTTGCGCAGAAGGCCCTTCCGGCCGACGTGAACGCGCCCAAGGCTGCCGCCTAA
- a CDS encoding TrmH family RNA methyltransferase — MAAAPELISPKSPRVSAARRLAKRNFRGKERLFLAEGPQAVREAAGHADTLVELFATLDAAERYADIVAEARDAGARLHLADEDVIADISTTVTPQGLVGVCRFLDTPFEDVLAARPKLVAVLANVRDPGNAGTVLRCADAAGADAVVLTDASVDLYNPKSVRASVGSLFHLPVAVGVPVERAVQGLKDAGVRILAADGAGEDDLDTELDRGTMGTRTAWIFGNEAWGLPEETRELADAVVRVPIHGRAESLNLATAAAVCLYASARAQRAPGGCRSVTPS; from the coding sequence ATGGCCGCCGCCCCCGAGTTGATCTCCCCCAAGTCGCCCCGCGTCAGTGCCGCGCGGCGGCTTGCCAAGCGGAACTTCCGGGGCAAGGAGCGGCTGTTCCTGGCCGAGGGGCCACAGGCCGTGCGGGAGGCCGCCGGGCACGCGGACACCCTCGTCGAGCTGTTCGCGACCCTCGACGCCGCCGAGCGCTACGCCGACATCGTCGCGGAGGCGCGCGACGCCGGCGCCCGGCTGCACCTCGCCGACGAGGACGTCATCGCCGACATCTCGACGACCGTCACCCCGCAGGGCCTCGTCGGTGTCTGCCGCTTCCTGGACACCCCGTTCGAGGACGTCCTCGCCGCCCGCCCCAAGCTCGTCGCTGTCCTCGCCAACGTCCGCGACCCCGGCAACGCCGGCACCGTGCTGCGCTGTGCCGACGCCGCGGGCGCCGACGCCGTGGTCCTGACCGACGCGTCCGTCGACCTGTACAACCCCAAGTCCGTGCGGGCGTCCGTCGGCTCGCTGTTCCATCTGCCGGTCGCCGTCGGCGTACCCGTGGAGCGAGCCGTACAGGGGCTCAAGGACGCGGGCGTACGCATCCTCGCCGCCGACGGCGCGGGGGAGGACGACCTCGACACCGAACTCGACCGCGGCACCATGGGCACCCGCACCGCCTGGATCTTCGGCAACGAGGCCTGGGGGCTCCCCGAGGAGACCCGCGAACTCGCCGACGCCGTCGTACGGGTCCCGATCCACGGCAGGGCCGAGAGCCTGAACCTCGCCACGGCCGCCGCCGTCTGCCTGTACGCCTCCGCGCGTGCACAGCGAGCCCCGGGAGGGTGCCGCTCCGTCACCCCCAGCTAG
- a CDS encoding sensor histidine kinase yields the protein MSVGTSRAPGARDTLRPPAPRCGPDDLATLADSGLHPDDLPDGLVVADETGHVICFNAAAVRITAVPAADALGHPLERALPLEDLEGRRWWQLTDPYGGLAIRFAQPERNLLLPGGREVLVSARYVRTAPTGPVRRVVVSIRDTEARRRTERSHAELIATVAHELRSPLTSVKGFTATLLAKWERFTDDQKKLMLETVDADANRVTRLIAELLDISRIDSGRLEVRRQPVDIGAAVGRHIQAHVASGQPADRFLVRVEQPLPDLWADPDKIDQVLSNLLENAVRHGEGTVTIDVMPSASPRERECAGTSVTVSDEGPGIPEESMNRVFTRFWRGSKRGGTGLGLYIVKGIVEAHGGTITVGRGPGGGAQFRFMLPVGAPAYLT from the coding sequence ATGAGCGTCGGCACGAGCAGAGCACCGGGGGCACGGGACACCCTGCGCCCGCCCGCGCCCCGATGCGGCCCCGACGACCTCGCCACCCTCGCCGACAGCGGCCTCCACCCCGACGACCTGCCCGACGGTCTCGTCGTCGCCGACGAGACCGGGCATGTCATCTGCTTCAACGCCGCGGCCGTCCGGATCACGGCCGTTCCCGCCGCCGACGCCCTCGGCCACCCGCTGGAGCGCGCGCTCCCCTTAGAGGACCTCGAAGGCCGCCGATGGTGGCAGCTGACCGACCCGTACGGCGGCCTGGCCATCCGCTTCGCCCAGCCCGAGCGCAATCTGCTGCTCCCCGGCGGGCGGGAGGTCCTCGTCTCGGCGCGGTACGTACGCACCGCGCCCACCGGTCCCGTCCGCCGCGTCGTCGTCTCCATCCGTGACACCGAGGCCCGCCGCCGCACCGAGCGCAGCCACGCCGAGCTGATCGCGACCGTCGCCCACGAGCTGCGCTCGCCCCTCACCTCGGTGAAGGGCTTCACCGCGACCTTGCTCGCGAAGTGGGAGCGGTTCACCGACGACCAGAAGAAACTGATGCTGGAGACCGTCGACGCCGACGCGAACCGCGTCACACGGCTCATCGCCGAGCTCCTCGACATCTCCCGCATCGACTCCGGCCGCCTCGAAGTGCGCCGGCAGCCCGTCGACATCGGCGCCGCCGTGGGCCGCCACATCCAGGCCCACGTCGCCTCAGGACAGCCGGCCGACCGCTTCCTCGTCCGGGTGGAACAGCCGCTGCCCGACCTCTGGGCCGACCCGGACAAGATCGACCAGGTGCTCAGCAACCTCCTGGAAAATGCCGTGCGCCACGGCGAGGGAACGGTCACCATCGACGTCATGCCCTCGGCATCACCCCGCGAGCGGGAGTGCGCCGGCACGTCGGTCACCGTGAGCGACGAGGGGCCCGGCATCCCGGAGGAGTCCATGAACCGCGTATTCACCCGCTTCTGGCGGGGCAGCAAGCGCGGCGGCACCGGACTCGGCCTGTACATCGTCAAGGGCATCGTCGAGGCGCACGGCGGAACGATCACGGTCGGCCGCGGGCCCGGCGGCGGCGCCCAGTTCCGATTTATGTTGCCCGTGGGGGCCCCGGCGTATCTGACCTAA
- the pheS gene encoding phenylalanine--tRNA ligase subunit alpha translates to MSAPNKSYDPVEVEALKPEEIERMRDEALAAFAAADSLGALQEAKVAHTGGTSPLSLANREIGALPPQAKAEAGKRVGMARGAVSKALAARQTELEAERDARVLVEEAVDVTLPYDRTPAGARHPLTTLSERIEDVFVAMGYEVAEGPEVEAEWFNFDALNIGPDHPARGMQDTFFVEGPKGRETESNVVLRTHTSPVQIRSMLDREPPVYVICPGRVYRSDELDATHTPVFMQVELLAVDEGLTMSDLKGTLDHMVQALFGEGMTTRLRPNFFPFTEPSAEMDMVCYVCRGESVGNPDRPCRTCSSEGWIELGGCGMVNPKVLTAAGIDPEKYSGFAFGFGIERMLMFRHNVEDMRDMVEGDIRFTRPFGMEI, encoded by the coding sequence ATGTCGGCACCGAATAAGTCGTACGACCCTGTTGAGGTCGAGGCCTTGAAACCGGAAGAGATCGAGCGCATGCGGGACGAGGCGCTCGCCGCCTTCGCGGCCGCGGACTCCCTCGGCGCGCTCCAGGAGGCCAAGGTCGCCCACACCGGCGGCACCTCGCCCCTGTCGCTCGCCAACCGCGAGATCGGCGCCCTGCCCCCGCAGGCCAAGGCCGAGGCCGGCAAGCGCGTCGGCATGGCCCGCGGCGCCGTCAGCAAGGCGCTCGCCGCCCGCCAGACGGAGCTCGAGGCCGAGCGCGACGCGCGCGTCCTGGTCGAGGAGGCCGTGGACGTCACGCTGCCCTACGACCGGACCCCGGCCGGCGCCCGTCACCCCCTGACCACGCTCTCGGAGCGCATCGAGGACGTCTTCGTGGCCATGGGCTACGAGGTCGCCGAGGGCCCCGAGGTCGAGGCGGAGTGGTTCAACTTCGACGCCCTGAACATCGGCCCCGACCACCCCGCGCGCGGGATGCAGGACACGTTCTTCGTCGAGGGGCCCAAGGGCCGCGAGACCGAGTCGAACGTCGTCCTGCGCACCCACACGTCCCCCGTGCAGATCCGGTCCATGCTCGACCGCGAGCCGCCGGTCTACGTGATCTGCCCGGGCCGCGTCTACCGCTCCGACGAGCTGGACGCCACGCACACCCCGGTGTTCATGCAGGTCGAGCTGCTCGCCGTCGACGAGGGCCTGACGATGTCGGACCTCAAGGGCACCCTCGACCACATGGTCCAGGCGCTCTTCGGTGAGGGCATGACGACCCGCCTGCGGCCGAACTTCTTCCCGTTCACCGAGCCGTCCGCCGAGATGGACATGGTCTGCTACGTGTGCCGCGGCGAGTCCGTCGGCAACCCGGACCGCCCGTGCCGCACCTGCTCCTCCGAGGGCTGGATCGAGCTCGGCGGCTGCGGCATGGTCAACCCCAAGGTGCTGACCGCGGCGGGCATCGACCCCGAGAAGTACAGCGGATTCGCCTTCGGGTTCGGCATCGAGCGGATGCTGATGTTCCGCCACAACGTCGAAGACATGCGAGACATGGTCGAGGGTGACATCCGGTTCACCCGGCCGTTCGGGATGGAGATCTGA